The genomic DNA CGGCGTAAATTGCTTTCATACAAATATGGCAAAGCCCCCGCCATTTTGAACGGTTGCTCCGGCGGAATATAGAAATCATTGGCCACTTTATCGCCCACAATGATTTCTATTTTTTTGCCTTTGCGTAATAAATAACGGATTTTTTGTTGCAACGTATGCGGGAAATTGAAATACGGCGTGCAAATGGTGAGTTTATCTTCCACCAATTGGAATAAATCTTCAATCGTACAATTCAAAATATTGCCCGCGCCCCCCAAACCGAATAACGGCGTTACCGTTAATTCACTGCAAAAATCGACCGCACTTGGCAGTTTGTACTGCCCGTAAACAGACAGATTTTTACGGAAATGACGAATGCCTTGGCGAATCTCTTTGGTTTTCGGACGATTTACATTATCCAATGGCAATACGACATCGGAATCCAACAAATAATAGCGAATAAAATTCACCATAGTGTCGGCTAATACGGAGTTAGTGATTTTTTGGTAACGATCATAACGGTATTTTTCATTTTGTTGTAAATACACGTTATTAATGCTGGCGCCACTATAAAGCACGGTGTTATCAAACACAAAACCTTTGATGTGTAACACACCGAATACTTCGCGGGTGTTAATCGGCACGCCGAAAAACATATTCGGGTCATCGGCAAGTTGATATTTTTGGCGTTCTTCGCAATACCAATCGGCATTGGTGGCACTCTTCTCGGCACCCAATAAATTCCGCTGAGCGCGGTGCCAATCAATTAAAATTTTAACCTCAAGTTCAGGTTTATCTTGTTTAGCGCGATAAATTTCATCCAGAATTTCCTGTCCTGCCTCATCATTTTGCCAGTAAAGTGCGGTAACAATAATTCGGGTTTTCGCTTCTCGGATAAGTTGAATAATCTCACGTTTAAACGCTGCCGGACCATAAATAAATTCTACTTGTTCGGCGGCCAACGGCAAACACGGCAGGCTTTCAAGACGCTTTTTCGCGCGTTTTGTTTTATCTGTAAACATAAATCTGTTCTCTATAAAATACTCAATGAGTAAGAACGCTTAATCAGCTTAATTAGTGCGATAGTTTACAATATTTATCCCCCAACTTGGTAGAAAAAAGGCTAATTTTCGTTATAATGCTCACAATTTTATTGCAAAAATGAGCAAACTTCGTTCATTTCATTCCCATTCACCCTGCTATCGGCAACCCAATTATGAATCAAAATTCAACAAAACCCACTTTCAAATCAGCCCAAAAGTCTTTTTCTGAACGTAGTGTCGGTGACGACCGCCAAAAACGCGACAAAAATCGACCGCACTTTAATCGAGAAGAACAAGCTGCGCGCCAACCATTCAAGCAAGACAAACGTCGTGCCGACAAAACTAAGGATAAACGTGAATACGCTGAAAAAACACCGCGTGTTTATGAAAGTACGCTGAAAAAAGCCGGTGATACCGAGGGCCGCGTAAAAGTCATGGTGAAAAGTAGCCAATTTGACGAAAAAATCAAAGAGAAAAAAACCGGTCCACTATCACCAAGAGCGCCTGAAAAAATCAAGAAAAATCGGACCGAAGAAATAAAAGTGTATGGCGAGAATGCTTGTTTAGCCTTATTTGAAAAACGCCCCGGCAGTATTGTGCGCCTATGGGCGACAGTGCAAATGGCGCATAAAATCGGCGACATTTGTAGCTATTTAGCTGCGAATAAAAAGGTGTATCACATCGTTGATAGTGAAGAGCTTACCAAGGTCAGCGGCACCGAACATCACGGCGGCATTTGTATGTTGGTGAAAAAATCCCATCCGTTTACGTTGCAAGGCTATTTGGATGTGCCACATTCGGAGGACTGTTTGGTGCTGCTGGACGGTGTCAACAATGCACAAAATATCGGTGGCATTTTACGCACTTGCGCATTTTTCGGCGTGAAGCACATCATCACGGAAACCCCTGAAAGTCTTAACTCGCCAATTACATTACGCGTCGCGGAAGGCGGTGCGGAATATATCCGCGTGTTGGAAACTGCAGATACGCGTCATGCCTTAGCCGCATTACGCGCGGCCGATTATCAAATCGTGCATATTGCTACCGGTAAAAACGGCACATCATTGGATAAAGTGCGGTTAAAAAATAAAACGGTTTTTGTGCTAAGCGAAGGTTCAACGGAAGACTTGATAAATAAAGAAGATGAGCAAGTGCGCCTATCCTTTGCCAATCCATTGAAAAGCAACTTAAATGTAGCGGTAAATGCAGGAGTTTTGCTGGCGAAGTGGCATTTTAAATAAAAAAACATAACTTATCGGGCGTAGTAAAAACGCCCTGTTTTTTCACCGCACTTTTGGTGAATTACAACTTATCCGCGTGATGAATCAACACAAAGCGCTCCCAAAGTTCCTCTTCGGTTTCGATATGCGCCGGATCAGTGATGATACATTTGCTGATAGGACAAACCTTTTGACAGGTTGGAGTGTCATAATGGCCGACACATTCGGTGCAGAGCGCCGGATCGATGACATAGATCGCCTCCCCGATTGAAATTGCTTCATTCGGGCATTCCGGCAAGCACATATCGCAGTTAGTGCATTTGTCAGTAATGAGTAGAGCCATGATGTTCTCGGGGGAAATGAAAGGGGTCGGATTATAATCAATACGCTAACAAAATTAAAGGAATTTAATGAACGAAAAACGTATGTTGCTACTGTCTTTTTTTGTGGTGGCTTTTTTAATGTTTTTACTCGCCGGCTGGTATTATTTTTCCCAGCAGAAACAAGCGGTTGGTGTCGTTGTCGATCGGGATTACGACTACATTATGAAAAACGACCCCATCGGCCAAAATAAAAACGCGCAAACCGACTATTACACACTGGTACTTTCTTGGTCGCCGGCGTTTTGCGATCGTCAACGTAAACAATATGGCAACGAGTTGCCGAATTCACTGCAATACCAATGCGGTTTAACACAACAATTCGGTTGGATCATACACGGTTTATGGTCACAAAACAAACAAGCCAGACGTGTCAACGAGCATCCGCGTTTTTGCCAAGGCGATTTATCAAAATTACCGCAAGAACTCATCGAACGTTATTTGCCGGAAATGCCAAGCGCCAGTTTGTTACAAGGCGAATGGGAAAAACACGGCGCCTGTATCTTTGATAATGCCAAAGATTACTTTGAAAAAATCAAAAATTTATACCGCACTTTGAAGCTACCGAACTATGAATTAAGTCGTAACGAGCTGTTTAAATGGATGAAAAGCAATAACCCACAGCTCAAAAATGCGTATCTTGGCGCGGCGCGTAATGAATTGTTTATTTGTTACGATTTGGATTGGCAGGTGATGGATTGTCCGAGCAGTCGAACAGGATATTAGTTCTTTGGAACTCAAGGGGGAAATCGTTTGCCTAATGAATATTATTCAGGTTACAGACTACTCAGTTTCAGGTATAATCACTTCAGTATTTAATTTTTCATTTTAATCATACAAAAGAGGTAAATTATGTCAGTAATCAAAATGACCGATCTAGATTTAAGCGGAAAACGTGTTTTCATCCGTGCCGATCTTAATGTGCCGGTAAAAGACGGCAAAGTCACTTCTGATGCACGTATTCGTGCCACCATCCCAACCTTAAAATTAGCCTTGGAAAAAGGCGCAAAAGTGATGGTGACCTCCCACTTAGGTCGTCCGACCGAAGGTGAATTTAAACCTGAAGACTCCTTACAACCTGTCGTTGATTACTTAAACGAACACCTTGATGTGCCGGTACGTTTAGAGCGTGATTACCTCAATGGCGTTGATGTGAAAGCCGGTGAAATCGTTGT from Aggregatibacter aphrophilus ATCC 33389 includes the following:
- a CDS encoding TrmH family RNA methyltransferase, encoding MNQNSTKPTFKSAQKSFSERSVGDDRQKRDKNRPHFNREEQAARQPFKQDKRRADKTKDKREYAEKTPRVYESTLKKAGDTEGRVKVMVKSSQFDEKIKEKKTGPLSPRAPEKIKKNRTEEIKVYGENACLALFEKRPGSIVRLWATVQMAHKIGDICSYLAANKKVYHIVDSEELTKVSGTEHHGGICMLVKKSHPFTLQGYLDVPHSEDCLVLLDGVNNAQNIGGILRTCAFFGVKHIITETPESLNSPITLRVAEGGAEYIRVLETADTRHALAALRAADYQIVHIATGKNGTSLDKVRLKNKTVFVLSEGSTEDLINKEDEQVRLSFANPLKSNLNVAVNAGVLLAKWHFK
- a CDS encoding ribonuclease T2 family protein; this encodes MNEKRMLLLSFFVVAFLMFLLAGWYYFSQQKQAVGVVVDRDYDYIMKNDPIGQNKNAQTDYYTLVLSWSPAFCDRQRKQYGNELPNSLQYQCGLTQQFGWIIHGLWSQNKQARRVNEHPRFCQGDLSKLPQELIERYLPEMPSASLLQGEWEKHGACIFDNAKDYFEKIKNLYRTLKLPNYELSRNELFKWMKSNNPQLKNAYLGAARNELFICYDLDWQVMDCPSSRTGY
- the pssA gene encoding CDP-diacylglycerol--serine O-phosphatidyltransferase; the encoded protein is MFTDKTKRAKKRLESLPCLPLAAEQVEFIYGPAAFKREIIQLIREAKTRIIVTALYWQNDEAGQEILDEIYRAKQDKPELEVKILIDWHRAQRNLLGAEKSATNADWYCEERQKYQLADDPNMFFGVPINTREVFGVLHIKGFVFDNTVLYSGASINNVYLQQNEKYRYDRYQKITNSVLADTMVNFIRYYLLDSDVVLPLDNVNRPKTKEIRQGIRHFRKNLSVYGQYKLPSAVDFCSELTVTPLFGLGGAGNILNCTIEDLFQLVEDKLTICTPYFNFPHTLQQKIRYLLRKGKKIEIIVGDKVANDFYIPPEQPFKMAGALPYLYESNLRRFSKKFEREVAEGQLIIRLWKDGDNTYHLKGIWVDDNYILLTGNNLNPRAWRLDAENGLFIHDPQHQLRPQVLKELEHIRQHTTALKHYSELEEMDQYPAPVQKLLKKFARVKADKLVKMIL
- a CDS encoding YfhL family 4Fe-4S dicluster ferredoxin — translated: MALLITDKCTNCDMCLPECPNEAISIGEAIYVIDPALCTECVGHYDTPTCQKVCPISKCIITDPAHIETEEELWERFVLIHHADKL